One genomic window of Mogibacterium diversum includes the following:
- a CDS encoding NCS1 family transporter, with protein sequence MSIVDNKTLDPNLVVGVNEDLQPTKSRIMGSLSYTASFLGGCVSIGTFSMGSALIGTLTIAQAILAMTIGCLVIAIALVLIGNAGHKYGMPYVVQLRSSFGTTGVKIPGVLRGLPAIVWFGFQSWVGAGAINSCFKILWGFDNLPVVFGLFTLLQVGLAIKGFHGIKWLENFSCVFIVAILAYMLYVVKTKFAVDISASFANVKGTWGMPFWAATTSFLGIYSTMIINASDYSRNLKEDIKPVKTGSIYTIAILPVTLFMGLIGLLVTAATGNSDPVVVFSTTMGSKFLTVITLLFIAFAQVTTNVLNNIVPPAYVLMESFKMKWSHATVLVGILSVCVMPWKLVTADSAAGLSLFTKVYSAFLGPIFAVMVVDYYFLRKSTLDINTLYDKQGPFKGINWAAIISIAVGALVSVFVVDLSWYISLIPTGVVYYLLMKHMPSSKNFRTGTIFED encoded by the coding sequence ATGAGTATTGTAGATAACAAAACACTTGATCCGAATCTTGTTGTCGGAGTCAATGAAGACCTACAGCCGACAAAGAGTCGAATCATGGGATCGCTATCTTACACAGCATCGTTTCTAGGTGGTTGTGTATCCATCGGTACATTCTCGATGGGATCAGCACTCATAGGCACACTAACAATCGCGCAGGCTATTCTAGCTATGACGATCGGATGCCTTGTAATTGCAATTGCGCTAGTGCTTATCGGTAATGCAGGACATAAGTATGGTATGCCATATGTTGTTCAGCTAAGATCCAGCTTCGGTACAACTGGTGTAAAGATTCCAGGAGTTCTTAGAGGTCTTCCGGCTATCGTGTGGTTTGGATTCCAGTCATGGGTTGGAGCAGGAGCTATCAACAGCTGCTTCAAGATTCTGTGGGGATTCGATAACCTCCCAGTTGTATTTGGCCTCTTCACGCTTCTGCAGGTTGGCCTCGCTATCAAAGGATTCCACGGAATCAAGTGGCTTGAGAACTTCTCTTGCGTATTCATCGTAGCAATCCTCGCATACATGCTATACGTTGTAAAGACTAAGTTCGCCGTAGATATCAGCGCATCGTTTGCAAATGTTAAGGGTACATGGGGTATGCCTTTCTGGGCTGCGACAACTTCGTTCCTTGGAATCTACTCGACAATGATCATCAACGCATCAGATTACTCGAGAAACCTTAAGGAAGACATAAAGCCAGTTAAGACTGGTTCGATTTATACGATCGCTATCCTGCCAGTAACACTGTTCATGGGACTCATCGGACTTCTCGTTACTGCAGCAACAGGAAATTCAGACCCAGTAGTCGTATTCTCAACAACAATGGGAAGCAAGTTCCTAACAGTTATCACACTGTTATTTATCGCATTCGCACAGGTTACAACTAACGTACTGAACAATATCGTTCCACCAGCATATGTTCTGATGGAGTCCTTCAAAATGAAGTGGTCACATGCGACAGTGCTCGTTGGTATCCTATCTGTGTGCGTAATGCCTTGGAAGCTAGTTACTGCTGACTCAGCTGCTGGACTATCCCTTTTCACAAAGGTATACTCCGCATTCCTCGGACCTATCTTTGCTGTAATGGTTGTAGATTACTACTTCCTTCGTAAGAGCACACTTGATATCAATACTCTTTACGACAAGCAGGGTCCTTTCAAGGGAATCAACTGGGCAGCTATAATTTCAATCGCTGTTGGAGCCCTCGTATCAGTATTCGTTGTAGACCTATCGTGGTATATCAGCCTCATCCCAACAGGTGTTGTTTACTATCTACTGATGAAGCACATGCCATCTTCTAAGAATTTCAGAACTGGAACAATCTTTGAAGACTAA
- the allB gene encoding allantoinase AllB: MYDLLIKNGQVVTPDLVQDANIAVKDGKIAAILAKGDEPEAAKVIDAAGKQVFPGAIDTHAHLNDPGYEWREDYEHGTAAAVVGGYTTIIDMPLQNEPALTTPEIFDAKLAKVQPNAYSDFAFWGGLVPGNLDQLKGLDERGVIAFKSFLGPVSPDYSPLTYGQAYQAMKIIKEFGGMAGFHCEDFAMIKEGEKAQKEAGNLTWRGFLDSRTPASEIVATETVVEIAKELECRAHICHVSHPAAAEKVYEAQCEGYQVSAETCGHYLSFTEDDVLENGPLFKCAPPLRTKADVEGMWMCVEAGVFAGLASDHSPCTYDEKFNEILGQKIENVFDVWGGISGIQSCVQAIYSEGVFKRGVDPRVLANSWAKLPAEAFHIYGKKGDIKVGFDADIVIIDPEREWEITADSLYYVNKISAFVGMKGKGLPVATFVRGELMAEDGKLVGQKGTGELVKRLF, encoded by the coding sequence ATGTATGATTTATTAATTAAGAACGGACAGGTAGTTACACCTGATCTAGTTCAGGATGCAAATATTGCTGTCAAAGATGGCAAGATTGCAGCCATACTAGCAAAGGGTGATGAACCTGAAGCGGCTAAAGTAATTGATGCAGCTGGCAAGCAGGTTTTTCCTGGAGCTATTGATACTCACGCACATCTTAATGATCCGGGCTACGAGTGGAGAGAAGACTATGAACATGGAACTGCAGCAGCTGTAGTTGGTGGATATACGACGATCATCGATATGCCACTTCAAAATGAACCAGCGCTTACTACACCTGAGATTTTTGATGCTAAGCTAGCAAAGGTTCAGCCTAATGCGTATTCAGATTTTGCATTCTGGGGAGGACTTGTACCGGGTAACCTTGACCAGCTAAAGGGTCTCGATGAGCGAGGAGTAATAGCTTTTAAGTCATTCCTAGGACCAGTATCACCTGACTATTCACCGCTAACATACGGGCAGGCATATCAGGCCATGAAAATCATAAAGGAATTTGGCGGCATGGCTGGATTCCACTGCGAAGATTTTGCGATGATTAAAGAAGGGGAAAAGGCACAAAAGGAAGCTGGTAATCTCACATGGAGAGGTTTCCTCGATTCAAGAACTCCAGCATCTGAAATCGTAGCAACAGAAACTGTAGTAGAAATTGCTAAGGAGCTTGAATGCCGTGCACACATCTGTCACGTAAGCCATCCAGCAGCCGCTGAGAAGGTGTATGAGGCGCAGTGTGAAGGATATCAGGTTTCTGCAGAGACATGTGGACATTACCTGTCATTCACAGAAGACGATGTGTTAGAGAACGGTCCGCTATTCAAGTGCGCTCCTCCGCTCAGGACGAAGGCAGATGTTGAAGGCATGTGGATGTGCGTAGAAGCAGGTGTTTTCGCTGGGCTAGCATCAGATCATTCGCCTTGTACATATGATGAGAAGTTCAATGAAATCCTAGGACAGAAGATAGAGAATGTATTTGACGTATGGGGTGGAATAAGTGGCATCCAGAGCTGCGTTCAGGCGATTTACTCTGAAGGAGTTTTTAAGCGCGGAGTTGACCCACGTGTCCTTGCTAACTCATGGGCTAAGCTGCCTGCAGAAGCATTCCACATTTATGGAAAGAAGGGTGATATTAAAGTTGGCTTTGACGCTGATATTGTAATAATTGACCCTGAGAGAGAATGGGAGATTACAGCAGATTCTCTATACTATGTAAATAAGATTTCTGCATTTGTAGGAATGAAAGGTAAGGGTCTACCTGTAGCTACTTTCGTAAGAGGGGAGCTAATGGCAGAAGACGGTAAGCTTGTTGGACAGAAGGGTACAGGCGAACTGGTTAAGAGACTATTCTAA
- a CDS encoding DUF2877 domain-containing protein, producing MDILQTSMYTIKTFNRLKSAKLRPNIDLYVHSIYERTINLMLDGQLIALQIADSPVSPISIILPLDETGLDRLKIKSNSPVSIDGTNLLVGENIISLDRAYDVYDDTLYEHTCSSSLKDVVWQLIIASDRDGFSTLIKSQNTPDDIALSYAKKKLIDAESICNTMMSGNSADEPTKSNQLTKLCDLLSGLIGVGTGLTPSGDDFMTGVLSTFKALPQCFNHKLISALSNSVCSRRNNTNEISSTFIDCALRGQFSKAIIDLYDSLCLDNVQSPGIEQDKIDNLLDSFLDIGHTSGIDTLTGIYWSMTHLSKI from the coding sequence ATGGACATATTGCAAACATCTATGTACACAATAAAAACTTTCAATAGACTGAAATCAGCTAAACTTAGACCAAACATAGACTTGTACGTTCATTCAATATATGAACGCACTATAAATCTAATGCTCGATGGTCAGCTTATAGCACTGCAGATTGCTGATTCTCCAGTTTCTCCTATAAGCATCATTTTGCCATTGGACGAAACGGGTTTAGACAGACTAAAAATAAAATCTAATAGTCCTGTATCAATAGATGGTACCAATTTGTTAGTAGGGGAAAATATCATTTCACTAGATCGCGCCTATGATGTTTATGATGATACGCTCTACGAGCACACCTGTTCATCTTCGTTAAAGGATGTAGTGTGGCAGCTTATAATAGCCTCTGATAGAGACGGTTTTTCAACCCTCATAAAATCACAAAACACTCCAGATGATATTGCCCTTTCATATGCCAAGAAAAAACTAATTGATGCGGAATCGATATGTAACACTATGATGTCTGGGAATTCAGCAGATGAACCCACTAAATCGAATCAGCTTACTAAATTGTGTGATTTACTATCAGGTCTGATAGGTGTTGGCACTGGTCTTACACCTAGCGGTGACGACTTTATGACGGGGGTACTTTCAACATTTAAAGCACTTCCGCAATGCTTTAACCACAAACTGATTTCAGCTCTATCTAACTCAGTATGTAGTAGACGAAACAATACTAACGAAATAAGCAGCACATTCATCGACTGTGCATTAAGAGGTCAATTTAGCAAGGCAATCATAGATCTATATGATTCATTATGTTTAGATAATGTTCAGTCACCGGGCATTGAACAAGATAAAATCGATAATTTGCTAGACAGTTTTCTAGATATAGGTCATACATCTGGTATAGATACGTTAACGGGAATATATTGGAGCATGACACATCTTTCTAAAATTTAA
- a CDS encoding nitroreductase family protein: MSLLTTMQKRRSVRKYNTEPVTEKELNDIISAALLAPNGKGLRPWEFVVVREKDTLRELMNCRKGGAKMLETANVAIAVYSDSDKTDTYTEDSSIAMTHMLLEAADLGLGAVWLQIRLRPSNVEGVTAEEFVNARLNPPKNMQVEALLVLGHIDEQPKAHELPSFPSDKVHNEKW; encoded by the coding sequence ATGAGTCTACTAACAACAATGCAGAAGAGACGCAGTGTTCGTAAGTATAACACCGAACCTGTTACAGAGAAGGAATTAAACGATATTATTTCAGCAGCCCTACTCGCTCCAAATGGTAAAGGACTTAGACCTTGGGAATTTGTAGTTGTCAGAGAAAAGGATACTCTTAGAGAATTGATGAACTGCCGTAAGGGAGGCGCAAAGATGCTCGAGACGGCTAATGTTGCCATTGCGGTTTATTCTGATTCAGATAAGACTGATACATATACAGAGGATAGCTCAATTGCTATGACTCACATGCTACTCGAAGCAGCCGATCTTGGTTTAGGCGCAGTTTGGCTTCAGATTAGGTTACGTCCTTCAAACGTGGAGGGTGTTACAGCTGAAGAATTTGTAAATGCAAGACTCAACCCACCTAAAAACATGCAGGTGGAAGCTCTACTAGTGCTAGGTCATATTGATGAACAGCCTAAGGCTCATGAGCTGCCAAGTTTTCCTTCAGATAAGGTTCATAACGAAAAATGGTAA
- a CDS encoding DUF4352 domain-containing protein produces the protein MSMSKRHSIKIFFTLMLALGISLSMAACSSSFSKAKLKELYAHPEEFKGKTIKELKMQIVAVDKVHGEIHLQGYEDFAKQEHPTVVVVSDNKVKYEDGEYIKVKGKVIGKAQVVDAESTEMTAVKLEAKKIQKIKSTDAIPAEETLDIGYDVKVKGVSATVQKVDLTSDETRVYIKVKNGTKKNIEIYPNQSILSQDGNDYEADLENYLYDDVHMQKNIKAGASISGVIIFKRIDSNLPFKFTLEGADNEGNELELPFSFEMQ, from the coding sequence ATGTCTATGTCAAAAAGACATTCAATTAAGATATTTTTTACACTAATGCTAGCATTGGGGATTAGTCTTTCTATGGCAGCTTGTTCGTCTTCTTTTAGCAAAGCAAAGCTTAAAGAACTTTATGCACACCCTGAAGAGTTTAAGGGCAAGACGATAAAAGAATTAAAAATGCAGATTGTTGCTGTAGATAAAGTCCACGGGGAGATTCATCTGCAGGGATATGAGGACTTCGCCAAGCAGGAGCACCCAACAGTTGTAGTTGTATCCGATAATAAGGTAAAGTACGAAGATGGCGAATATATAAAAGTAAAGGGTAAAGTCATTGGCAAAGCGCAGGTCGTTGATGCGGAATCGACAGAAATGACGGCTGTTAAACTCGAAGCAAAAAAGATTCAAAAGATAAAATCAACTGATGCGATTCCGGCGGAGGAGACTCTGGATATCGGATATGATGTTAAGGTTAAGGGCGTTTCAGCTACCGTTCAAAAGGTTGATTTAACAAGCGATGAGACGAGAGTTTACATTAAGGTAAAGAATGGCACTAAGAAAAACATCGAAATATATCCAAATCAAAGCATACTTAGTCAAGACGGCAATGATTATGAGGCTGACCTAGAAAATTATCTTTATGACGATGTTCATATGCAAAAAAATATCAAGGCTGGAGCGAGCATATCTGGAGTGATCATATTCAAGAGGATAGATTCAAATCTTCCATTCAAATTTACATTAGAAGGCGCTGATAATGAAGGTAATGAACTTGAATTACCTTTCTCCTTCGAGATGCAGTAA
- a CDS encoding 2-hydroxyacid dehydrogenase yields the protein MKIILMEPLGISEDTLKRLSSTLTEQGHTFKSYDTVTTDTSELIKRAEDAEVLIIANHPLPGEVIRADENLKLVSVAFVGIDHVDVEACREKGVLISNTGGYCDDAVAELAIGLTLDCLRNITLCNEAVQNGLGKGSLAGRELAGKVVGIVGTGAIGIRTAAIFKAFGCKLIGFNRSEKTAAKALGLEYMPLIDVMANADIISIHTPLTPETKGLIGEKEIATMKQGAILVNTARGPVIETEALANALREGRIKAGIDVFEKDPPLPKDHPLIGAPNLVCTPHVGFDTRESIDRRAEMVFENITSWMDGKQIRKML from the coding sequence ATGAAGATCATTCTTATGGAGCCACTAGGTATTTCCGAGGACACCTTGAAGAGACTATCGAGTACACTGACAGAACAAGGTCATACATTTAAGTCATACGATACTGTGACTACTGATACAAGCGAGTTAATAAAACGCGCTGAAGATGCAGAGGTTCTTATCATAGCAAATCATCCACTTCCTGGAGAGGTCATTAGAGCAGACGAGAATCTTAAACTCGTCTCAGTTGCATTTGTGGGGATAGATCATGTGGACGTTGAAGCTTGCAGGGAAAAAGGAGTACTTATATCCAATACGGGCGGATACTGTGATGACGCGGTGGCGGAGCTCGCAATAGGGTTGACTTTAGACTGTTTGAGAAATATTACTCTATGCAACGAAGCCGTTCAAAATGGACTTGGTAAAGGCAGCCTCGCAGGCAGAGAGCTCGCAGGTAAGGTTGTCGGAATAGTAGGTACAGGTGCAATCGGCATTAGAACTGCTGCTATTTTTAAGGCATTTGGCTGTAAACTTATTGGTTTTAATAGGAGTGAGAAAACCGCAGCCAAGGCTCTTGGACTCGAGTATATGCCGCTCATCGATGTCATGGCGAACGCAGATATTATTTCGATCCACACTCCTTTGACACCAGAAACTAAAGGTTTAATTGGGGAAAAAGAAATTGCCACTATGAAGCAAGGAGCAATACTCGTGAACACAGCAAGAGGGCCTGTTATTGAGACAGAAGCATTAGCGAATGCGCTTAGAGAGGGACGAATTAAAGCTGGAATAGATGTTTTCGAGAAGGATCCTCCGCTCCCTAAAGATCATCCGCTTATTGGCGCGCCTAACCTAGTTTGTACACCTCATGTGGGCTTTGATACGAGGGAATCCATCGATAGACGTGCAGAGATGGTATTTGAGAATATAACATCATGGATGGATGGAAAACAGATTAGAAAAATGCTGTAA
- a CDS encoding (2Fe-2S)-binding protein has translation MKDKLICGCVRVYRSDIERAILNGARTYTEIQEKTGAGTSCGNCRPLVEKIIRETISGLDE, from the coding sequence ATGAAGGACAAACTGATCTGTGGATGTGTCAGAGTATATCGCTCTGACATCGAACGAGCCATCTTAAATGGAGCACGTACATATACAGAGATTCAAGAGAAAACAGGTGCAGGCACTAGCTGTGGAAACTGTAGACCTCTTGTAGAAAAAATTATTCGCGAGACCATTTCTGGACTTGATGAGTAG